A stretch of the Thermus thermophilus genome encodes the following:
- a CDS encoding ABC transporter ATP-binding protein, whose protein sequence is MLRAKNLGYRVGERWLLRGVDLTVREEEFLAILGPNGSGKTTLLRLLSGELRPTEGGVLLLGKPLSAYAPQDLARLRAVLSQNREGMAFPFTVYEVALLGRLPHLRGQREGPEDHGKALEALGRAQALPLRERLFPSLSGGEAMRVEVARLLAQEPRLFLLDEPTNHLDPRYVLEILVLFRALAYEGRGVVAVLHDLNLAGLFADRVLLLKGGRAVAYGPPQDVLRSDLLEEVYEVPFEVLGQPGGPTFWVPLPREVFRGA, encoded by the coding sequence GTGCTTAGGGCCAAGAACCTTGGCTACCGCGTGGGAGAACGCTGGCTCCTTAGGGGCGTGGACCTTACCGTGCGGGAAGAAGAGTTCCTGGCGATCCTAGGGCCCAACGGAAGCGGGAAGACCACCCTCCTAAGGCTCCTCTCCGGTGAGCTTCGGCCCACGGAGGGGGGGGTCTTGTTGCTGGGCAAGCCCCTGTCCGCCTACGCCCCACAGGACCTGGCCCGCCTCCGGGCCGTCCTCTCCCAGAACCGGGAGGGCATGGCCTTCCCCTTCACCGTCTACGAGGTCGCCCTCCTGGGAAGGCTTCCCCACCTCCGGGGGCAGCGGGAGGGCCCGGAGGACCACGGCAAAGCCCTGGAGGCTTTGGGGCGCGCCCAGGCCCTCCCCCTCAGGGAGCGCCTCTTCCCCAGCCTCTCCGGGGGGGAGGCCATGCGGGTAGAGGTGGCCCGGCTCCTGGCCCAGGAGCCCCGGCTCTTCCTCCTGGACGAGCCCACCAACCACCTGGACCCTCGGTATGTCCTGGAGATTCTGGTCCTGTTCCGGGCCCTGGCCTACGAGGGAAGGGGGGTAGTGGCCGTCCTCCACGATCTCAATCTGGCTGGGCTTTTCGCCGACCGCGTGCTCCTCCTAAAGGGGGGGAGGGCCGTGGCCTACGGCCCTCCCCAGGACGTCCTGCGCTCTGACCTCCTGGAGGAGGTGTACGAGGTCCCCTTCGAAGTGCTGGGGCAGCCCGGGGGGCCCACTTTCTGGGTGCCCCTTCCCCGGGAGGTGTTCCGTGGAGCCTGA
- a CDS encoding heme/hemin ABC transporter substrate-binding protein, which produces MKRLLLFLGILSALASAQPYRVVDARGKAVEVRSTERIVSLDGITTEILFALGVGEKVVGRDDSSYYPPQAQKLPSVGYQFRLSAEGILSLKPTLAIGREDVRPKEVVEQLERAGVAVVLVPVTPSVEGAKAKIRTVAQAVGREEQGEALVRALERDLLALRAFQAQQKPKGKLRALFLYLRGPGTTFVCGEGSTPVGMMELAGLENAAKGIRECQPMTAESVVAARPEVIVVFSRGLASVGGLEGLLKLPGVAQTPAGQKRKVVAMDDLYLGSFGPRAGRAALDLFRAAYLREGFVEVGP; this is translated from the coding sequence ATGAAAAGGCTTCTCCTGTTCCTAGGGATCCTTAGCGCCTTGGCCTCGGCCCAACCCTACCGGGTGGTGGACGCCCGGGGAAAGGCGGTGGAGGTGCGCTCCACGGAGCGCATCGTCAGCCTGGACGGGATTACTACCGAGATCCTCTTCGCCCTCGGGGTGGGGGAGAAGGTGGTGGGCCGGGACGACTCCAGCTACTACCCTCCCCAGGCCCAAAAGCTTCCCAGCGTGGGCTACCAGTTCCGCCTCTCCGCCGAAGGGATCCTTTCCCTCAAGCCCACCCTGGCGATCGGGCGGGAGGACGTGCGGCCTAAGGAGGTGGTGGAGCAGCTGGAGAGGGCAGGGGTGGCCGTGGTCCTGGTGCCCGTAACGCCCAGCGTGGAAGGGGCCAAGGCCAAGATCCGCACCGTGGCCCAGGCGGTGGGGCGGGAGGAGCAAGGGGAGGCCCTGGTGCGGGCCCTGGAGCGGGACCTCCTGGCCCTGCGGGCCTTCCAGGCCCAGCAAAAGCCCAAGGGCAAGCTCCGGGCCCTCTTCCTCTACCTTCGGGGCCCGGGGACCACCTTCGTGTGCGGCGAGGGGAGCACCCCGGTGGGGATGATGGAGCTTGCGGGCCTGGAGAACGCCGCCAAGGGCATCCGGGAGTGCCAGCCCATGACGGCCGAAAGCGTGGTGGCGGCACGACCCGAGGTGATCGTGGTCTTCAGCCGAGGCCTCGCGAGCGTGGGGGGGCTGGAAGGTCTCTTGAAGCTCCCCGGTGTAGCCCAGACTCCAGCGGGCCAGAAGCGAAAGGTGGTGGCCATGGACGACCTCTACCTGGGTAGCTTCGGCCCAAGGGCGGGAAGGGCGGCTCTGGACCTCTTCCGGGCCGCCTACCTTCGGGAGGGCTTCGTGGAGGTGGGGCCGTGA
- a CDS encoding transposase, whose product MRKLFVDWGYRGLKGLASSLGLELEVVARPYAGVRGVWVREGEEAPELPRERGFKPLPKRWVVERTFAWLGRNRRLSKDYGQPSGYLVQNPRVSEAWVYLGMLRLLVKRLARAA is encoded by the coding sequence GTGCGGAAGCTGTTTGTGGACTGGGGGTACCGGGGCCTCAAGGGGCTCGCTTCTTCCCTGGGGCTGGAGCTTGAGGTGGTGGCCCGTCCCTACGCGGGGGTGCGAGGGGTCTGGGTGCGGGAGGGGGAAGAGGCGCCGGAGCTTCCGCGGGAGAGGGGGTTCAAGCCCTTGCCCAAGCGGTGGGTGGTGGAGCGGACCTTCGCTTGGCTTGGGCGGAACCGGCGGTTGTCCAAGGACTACGGTCAGCCGTCAGGCTACCTTGTGCAAAATCCTCGGGTGAGCGAGGCCTGGGTGTATCTGGGCATGCTACGCTTGTTGGTGAAGCGGCTGGCTAGGGCCGCATGA
- a CDS encoding antibiotic biosynthesis monooxygenase family protein, whose translation MFVTMNRIPVKPEYAEAFEEIFRTRARLVDRMPGFIRNLVLRPKNPGDPYIVMTLWESEEAFRAWTESPAFKEGHARSGTLPKEAFLGPNRLEAFEVVLDSEGKDG comes from the coding sequence GTGTTCGTGACCATGAACCGCATCCCCGTCAAACCCGAGTACGCGGAGGCCTTCGAAGAGATTTTCCGCACCCGGGCCCGGCTCGTGGACCGGATGCCGGGGTTTATCCGCAACCTGGTCTTGAGGCCCAAGAACCCGGGGGACCCCTACATCGTCATGACCCTCTGGGAGAGCGAGGAGGCCTTCCGGGCCTGGACGGAAAGCCCCGCCTTCAAGGAGGGGCACGCCCGAAGCGGCACCCTCCCCAAGGAGGCCTTCCTGGGGCCGAACAGGCTGGAGGCCTTTGAGGTGGTCCTGGACTCGGAGGGAAAGGATGGTTGA
- a CDS encoding di-heme oxidoredictase family protein, protein MRRLLLGFLPLLLAWLPARYLVQDSSSRAFGHPLPGLPEEALETFRLGDQAFHRVFVREDGLGPRFVHQSCAGCHVGDGRGRPLFAERSEALVRTRALDGQSPHPLFGLQLQDHALPGYTPEGRLELHWEEVEGRYPDGTPYRLRRPRLRVLDPEGKPVPGAYSLRIAPPVFGAGLLEKVPETIILALEDPQDQDGDGISGRVARLEGGLGRFGWKASAASLLEQSALAYREDMGLSTPLFPEEGRAEVSVEELERVVFYVAHLAVPAPRHLPEDLRGKRLFREVGCASCHREHLGGLPAYTDLLLHDMGEALADGVVEGAASPAEWRTPPLWGIGLTRKVLGEEVYLHDGRAQSLEEAILWHGGEAEEAKRRFMGLPKEDREALLRFLQGL, encoded by the coding sequence ATGCGCCGCCTTCTTCTCGGGTTTCTTCCCCTTCTCCTCGCCTGGCTTCCCGCCCGGTACCTGGTTCAGGATTCCTCCTCCCGCGCCTTCGGGCATCCCCTGCCCGGCCTCCCCGAGGAGGCCTTGGAAACCTTCCGCCTCGGTGATCAGGCCTTCCACCGGGTCTTTGTGCGGGAGGACGGGCTCGGGCCCCGCTTCGTTCACCAGTCCTGCGCGGGCTGCCACGTGGGGGACGGGCGGGGAAGGCCCCTTTTCGCGGAAAGAAGCGAGGCTTTGGTGCGCACCCGGGCCCTGGACGGGCAATCCCCCCATCCCCTCTTCGGCCTTCAGCTCCAGGACCATGCCCTTCCCGGCTACACCCCGGAGGGCCGGTTGGAGCTCCACTGGGAGGAGGTAGAAGGCCGCTATCCCGACGGTACGCCCTACCGCCTAAGGCGCCCCCGCTTGAGGGTCCTGGACCCCGAGGGGAAACCCGTGCCCGGGGCTTACAGCCTCCGCATCGCCCCACCCGTCTTCGGGGCCGGACTTTTGGAAAAGGTTCCCGAGACAATCATCCTGGCCCTAGAAGACCCTCAGGACCAAGACGGGGATGGGATCTCGGGAAGGGTGGCCCGCTTAGAAGGGGGGCTTGGCCGCTTCGGCTGGAAGGCGAGCGCGGCAAGCCTCTTGGAGCAGAGCGCCCTGGCTTATCGGGAGGATATGGGGCTTTCCACGCCCCTCTTCCCGGAGGAGGGGCGGGCCGAGGTGAGCGTGGAGGAGCTGGAACGGGTGGTCTTTTACGTGGCGCACCTGGCGGTGCCCGCCCCCCGGCACCTCCCCGAGGACCTGCGGGGGAAAAGGCTCTTCCGGGAGGTGGGATGTGCAAGCTGCCACCGGGAGCACCTTGGGGGGCTTCCCGCCTACACCGACCTCCTCCTCCACGACATGGGGGAGGCCCTCGCCGACGGGGTAGTGGAAGGCGCGGCCTCCCCCGCGGAATGGCGTACCCCGCCCCTTTGGGGGATCGGCCTCACCCGCAAGGTCCTGGGGGAGGAAGTCTACCTCCACGACGGGCGGGCGCAAAGCCTTGAGGAGGCCATCCTCTGGCACGGCGGGGAGGCCGAGGAAGCCAAGCGGCGCTTCATGGGCCTGCCCAAGGAGGACCGGGAGGCCCTCCTCCGCTTCCTCCAGGGGCTCTAA
- a CDS encoding FecCD family ABC transporter permease, with protein sequence MVGLLPGFTRYRLALLGLLLLLALALLLGAALGAYPIPPAAIPGILLRGEGVEYQVLTALRLPRVLGAALVGGLLALAGAVLQGLFRNPLVDPGLIGVSSGAALGAALFIVLVPGAGPLEVYALPLFAFLGGLLATSLLWRLAQSPLGTQVTILLLSGIALNALVGAGIGLLTFLATEEELRSLTFWTLGGFSALTWRLLLAGLPLSLLALLLLFPLARPLNALALGEREAFHLGVGLEGLKRRAVAGAALGVGVAVALAGGVGFLGLVAPHLFRLLAGPDHRWLLPGSFLLGASLAVLADLLSRTLVAPAELPVGVVTALLGGPFFLYLVLRHKREVYRA encoded by the coding sequence ATGGTAGGCCTCCTCCCCGGCTTCACCCGCTACCGCCTGGCCCTCCTGGGGCTCCTCCTGCTCCTTGCCCTCGCCCTCCTCCTGGGGGCGGCCCTAGGGGCCTACCCCATCCCGCCCGCGGCCATACCGGGGATCCTCCTCCGGGGGGAGGGGGTGGAGTACCAGGTGCTCACCGCCCTCCGCCTGCCCCGGGTCCTGGGGGCGGCCCTGGTGGGTGGGCTCCTGGCCCTGGCAGGGGCCGTCCTCCAGGGGCTCTTCCGCAACCCCCTGGTGGACCCGGGCCTCATCGGGGTCTCCTCGGGGGCGGCCCTGGGGGCGGCCCTCTTCATCGTGCTGGTGCCCGGGGCGGGGCCCCTGGAGGTCTACGCCCTCCCCCTCTTCGCCTTCCTGGGGGGGCTTCTCGCCACCTCCCTCCTCTGGCGCCTGGCCCAAAGCCCCTTGGGGACCCAAGTGACCATCCTCCTCCTCTCGGGCATCGCCCTCAACGCCCTGGTGGGGGCGGGGATCGGGCTCCTCACCTTTCTGGCCACGGAAGAGGAGCTCCGCAGCCTCACCTTCTGGACCCTGGGCGGGTTCTCCGCCCTCACCTGGCGGCTTCTCCTGGCGGGCCTCCCTCTTTCCCTCCTCGCCCTTCTCCTCCTCTTCCCCCTGGCCCGGCCCCTCAACGCCCTGGCCCTGGGGGAGCGGGAGGCCTTCCACCTGGGGGTGGGCCTGGAGGGCCTGAAGCGCCGGGCGGTGGCGGGGGCGGCCCTGGGTGTGGGCGTGGCCGTGGCCCTGGCCGGAGGGGTGGGGTTCTTGGGCCTCGTGGCCCCCCACCTCTTCCGCCTCCTGGCAGGGCCCGACCACCGCTGGCTCCTCCCCGGGTCCTTCCTCCTGGGGGCAAGCCTGGCGGTGCTGGCGGACCTCCTCTCCCGCACCCTGGTGGCCCCAGCGGAGCTCCCCGTGGGGGTGGTCACCGCCCTCCTTGGGGGGCCCTTCTTCCTCTACCTGGTCCTGCGCCACAAGCGGGAGGTGTACCGTGCTTAG
- a CDS encoding imelysin family protein — protein MRRIGIGLVLFGVALAQGFKGDLRQTVEPLLLGLAGGTEVLAEAAEAYAGGPTTEGLNRLRLLWLAARVPWEELEAFAFGPVGEFDPYIDTWPISPEDLKRTLGSPVADLPPEVRGFHALEYLLFQEPARAPEAARHFARLARDLAEKAAALRRAYLDYLEKTPEEELKEELYAASLELAEELFSEKLKRPESPYAKASAEDYRANARGLAKALALLPLPGPAWALALDLEQAVAALPSPLEEAWDDPKVALALARARDLYAALEKAPVGGAERRVLLWLRAFREEYLGEGEVDEGLEALEGLKAALAGTPREEEALKLVEALEAKVRTAAPKEEVEPLVKALEDLLR, from the coding sequence ATGAGACGGATCGGCATCGGTTTGGTGTTGTTCGGCGTGGCCCTGGCCCAAGGCTTCAAGGGAGACCTCCGCCAAACGGTGGAGCCCCTTCTCCTGGGGCTTGCCGGGGGAACGGAGGTGCTCGCGGAGGCGGCGGAGGCCTACGCGGGCGGACCCACCACCGAGGGGCTGAACCGCCTAAGGCTCCTCTGGCTCGCAGCGCGGGTGCCGTGGGAGGAGCTCGAGGCCTTCGCCTTCGGCCCCGTGGGGGAGTTTGACCCCTACATAGACACCTGGCCCATAAGCCCCGAGGACCTGAAGCGGACTTTGGGAAGCCCGGTGGCGGACCTTCCCCCGGAGGTCCGAGGCTTCCACGCCCTGGAGTACCTCCTCTTCCAGGAGCCCGCCCGCGCCCCAGAAGCGGCCCGCCACTTTGCCCGCCTCGCCCGGGACCTGGCGGAGAAGGCCGCGGCCCTGCGCCGGGCCTATCTGGACTACCTGGAGAAGACCCCGGAGGAGGAGCTCAAGGAAGAGCTCTACGCCGCAAGCCTGGAGCTCGCCGAGGAGCTCTTCTCCGAAAAGCTCAAGCGTCCGGAAAGCCCCTACGCCAAAGCTTCCGCTGAGGACTACCGGGCGAACGCCCGGGGGCTCGCCAAGGCCCTCGCCCTCCTGCCCTTGCCCGGGCCCGCCTGGGCCCTGGCCCTGGACCTGGAGCAGGCCGTGGCTGCCCTGCCGAGCCCCCTGGAGGAGGCGTGGGACGACCCCAAGGTGGCCTTGGCCCTCGCCCGGGCTCGGGACCTCTACGCCGCATTGGAGAAGGCACCTGTAGGTGGGGCGGAGAGGCGCGTCCTCCTTTGGCTTCGCGCCTTCCGCGAGGAGTACCTCGGCGAGGGGGAGGTGGACGAGGGCCTCGAGGCCCTGGAGGGGCTCAAGGCCGCCCTCGCCGGGACGCCCCGGGAGGAGGAGGCCTTGAAGCTCGTGGAGGCCCTCGAGGCCAAGGTGCGCACCGCGGCGCCCAAGGAAGAGGTGGAGCCTCTGGTCAAGGCCTTGGAGGACCTCCTCCGCTAA
- a CDS encoding valine--tRNA ligase, which translates to MDLPKAYDPKSVEPKWAEKWAKNPFVANPKSGKPPFVIFMPPPNVTGSLHMGHALDNSLQDALIRYKRMRGFEAVWLPGTDHAGIATQVVVERLLLKEGKTRHDLGREKFLERVWQWKEASGGTILKQLKRLGASADWSREAFTMDEKRSRAVRYAFSRYYHEGLAYRAPRLVNWCPRCETTLSDLEVETEPTPGKLYTLRYEVEGGGSIEIATVRPETVFADQAIAVHPEDERYRHLIGKRARIPLTGIWIPILADPAVEKDFGTGALKVTPAHDPLDYEIGERHGLKPVSVINLEGRMEGERVPEALRGLDRFEARKRAVELFREAGHLVKEEDYTIALATCSRCGTPIEYAIFPQWWLRMKPLAEEVLRGLRRGDIAFVPERWKKVNMDWLEGVKDWNISRQLWWGHQIPAWYCEDCQAVNVPRPERYLEDPTSCEACGSPRLKRDEDVFDTWFSSALWPLSTLGWPEETEDLKAFYPGDVLVTGYDILFLWVSRMEVSGYHFMGERPFKTVLLHGLVLDEKGQKMSKSKGNVIDPLEMVERYGADALRFALIYLATGGQDIRLDLRWLEMARNFANKLYNAARFVLLSREGFQAKEDTPTLADRFMRSRLSRGVEEITALYEALDLAQAAREVYELVWSEFCDWYLEAAKPALKAGNAHTLRTLEEALAVLLKLLHPMMPFLTSELYQALTGKEELALEAWPEPGEKDEEAERAFEALRQAVTAVRALKAEAGLPPGQEVRVYLEGETAPVRENLEVFRFLSRADLLPERPAKALVKAMPRVTARMPLEGLLDLEEWRRRQEKRLKELLALAEKSQKKLSTPGFREKAPKEVVEAEEARLRENLAQAERIREALSQIG; encoded by the coding sequence ATGGACCTGCCCAAGGCCTACGATCCCAAGTCCGTGGAGCCCAAGTGGGCGGAGAAGTGGGCGAAGAACCCCTTCGTGGCGAACCCCAAAAGCGGCAAGCCCCCCTTCGTCATCTTCATGCCGCCCCCGAACGTCACCGGCTCCCTCCACATGGGCCACGCCCTGGACAACAGCCTCCAGGACGCCCTCATCCGCTACAAGCGCATGCGGGGGTTTGAGGCGGTGTGGCTTCCCGGCACCGACCACGCCGGCATCGCCACCCAGGTGGTGGTGGAGCGCCTCCTCCTCAAGGAGGGGAAGACCCGGCACGACCTGGGGCGGGAGAAGTTCTTGGAAAGGGTCTGGCAGTGGAAGGAGGCGTCCGGGGGGACGATCCTCAAGCAGCTCAAGCGCCTCGGGGCGAGCGCCGACTGGAGCCGGGAGGCCTTCACCATGGACGAGAAGCGCTCCCGCGCGGTGCGCTACGCCTTCAGCCGCTACTACCACGAGGGCCTCGCCTACCGGGCCCCGAGGCTCGTGAACTGGTGCCCCCGGTGCGAGACCACCCTCTCGGACCTCGAGGTGGAGACCGAGCCCACCCCCGGCAAGCTCTACACCCTGCGCTACGAGGTGGAGGGGGGAGGCTCCATAGAGATCGCCACCGTCCGCCCCGAGACGGTCTTCGCCGACCAGGCCATCGCCGTCCACCCCGAGGACGAGCGCTACCGGCACCTCATCGGCAAAAGGGCCCGGATCCCCCTCACGGGGATCTGGATCCCTATTCTCGCCGACCCCGCCGTGGAGAAGGACTTCGGCACCGGGGCCCTCAAGGTCACCCCGGCCCACGACCCCCTGGACTACGAGATCGGGGAGCGCCACGGCCTAAAGCCCGTTTCCGTCATCAACCTCGAGGGGAGGATGGAGGGGGAGAGGGTCCCCGAGGCCCTAAGGGGCCTGGACCGCTTTGAGGCCCGGAAGCGGGCGGTGGAGCTTTTCCGGGAGGCGGGGCACCTGGTGAAGGAGGAGGACTACACCATTGCCCTCGCCACCTGCTCCCGCTGCGGCACCCCCATTGAGTACGCTATTTTCCCCCAGTGGTGGCTCAGGATGAAGCCCCTCGCGGAGGAGGTCCTAAGGGGCCTAAGGCGGGGGGACATCGCCTTCGTCCCCGAGCGCTGGAAGAAGGTGAACATGGACTGGCTGGAGGGGGTCAAGGACTGGAACATCTCCCGGCAGCTTTGGTGGGGGCACCAGATCCCCGCCTGGTACTGCGAGGACTGCCAGGCGGTGAACGTGCCCCGCCCCGAGCGGTACCTGGAGGACCCCACCTCCTGCGAGGCCTGCGGGAGCCCCCGCTTAAAACGGGACGAGGACGTCTTTGACACCTGGTTCTCCTCGGCCCTTTGGCCCCTTTCCACCCTGGGCTGGCCCGAGGAGACGGAGGACCTCAAGGCCTTCTACCCCGGGGACGTGCTGGTCACGGGGTACGACATCCTCTTCCTGTGGGTGTCCCGCATGGAGGTCTCGGGCTACCACTTCATGGGGGAGAGGCCCTTTAAGACCGTCCTCCTCCACGGCCTCGTGCTGGACGAAAAGGGCCAGAAGATGTCCAAGTCCAAGGGGAACGTCATAGACCCCTTGGAGATGGTGGAGCGCTACGGGGCGGACGCCCTTCGCTTCGCCCTCATCTACCTCGCCACGGGGGGGCAGGACATCAGGCTGGACCTCCGCTGGCTGGAGATGGCCCGCAACTTCGCCAACAAGCTCTACAACGCCGCCCGCTTCGTCCTCCTCTCCCGGGAAGGCTTCCAGGCCAAGGAGGACACCCCAACCCTGGCGGACCGCTTCATGCGAAGCCGCCTAAGCCGGGGCGTGGAGGAGATCACCGCCCTCTACGAGGCCCTGGACCTGGCCCAGGCGGCCCGGGAGGTTTATGAGCTCGTCTGGAGCGAGTTCTGCGACTGGTACCTGGAGGCGGCCAAGCCCGCCCTCAAGGCGGGGAACGCCCACACCCTGAGGACCCTTGAGGAGGCCCTCGCCGTCCTCCTCAAGCTCCTCCACCCCATGATGCCTTTCCTCACCAGCGAGCTCTACCAGGCCCTCACCGGCAAGGAGGAACTCGCCCTCGAGGCCTGGCCCGAGCCCGGGGAAAAGGACGAGGAGGCCGAGAGGGCCTTTGAGGCCCTGAGGCAGGCGGTGACGGCGGTGAGGGCCCTGAAGGCCGAGGCCGGGCTTCCCCCGGGCCAGGAGGTGCGGGTCTACCTCGAGGGGGAGACCGCCCCCGTGCGGGAGAACCTGGAGGTCTTCCGCTTCTTGAGCCGGGCCGACCTCCTCCCCGAAAGGCCGGCGAAGGCCCTGGTCAAGGCCATGCCCCGGGTGACGGCCCGCATGCCCTTGGAGGGACTTCTGGACCTGGAGGAGTGGCGGCGCCGCCAGGAGAAGCGCCTAAAGGAGCTCCTCGCCCTCGCGGAGAAGAGCCAAAAGAAGCTTTCCACCCCGGGCTTCAGGGAAAAGGCCCCCAAGGAGGTGGTGGAGGCGGAGGAGGCGCGGCTTAGGGAGAACCTGGCGCAGGCCGAGAGGATCCGGGAGGCCCTCAGCCAAATAGGGTGA
- a CDS encoding DUF3386 family protein, translated as MVEAPPAWVLLKRARERVYVLPPDFPGFRAHLNVCLNGVWYVGTLEAEGFAPEVLHLPEEIRLLAQRELASLLGHRRPVPFEEGEGRYPMRLFAEGPLGTGIALEDPFRSRVWVKEGRLHLIERHLPEGSFRIHMETWRKAGDKLLPHRFFLVHRNPQGHLLKVERFRDEYAKTGPYWLPVEREVVAEGEDLGVLVLRLEQVEVKR; from the coding sequence ATGGTTGAGGCCCCGCCTGCCTGGGTCCTTCTGAAGCGGGCCCGGGAAAGGGTTTACGTCCTCCCGCCCGACTTCCCCGGCTTCCGGGCCCATCTGAACGTCTGTCTGAACGGCGTCTGGTACGTGGGGACCTTAGAGGCCGAAGGCTTCGCCCCCGAGGTCCTCCACCTTCCCGAGGAAATTCGCTTGCTCGCGCAAAGGGAGCTCGCCTCCCTCCTCGGGCACCGCCGCCCCGTCCCCTTTGAGGAAGGGGAAGGGCGTTACCCCATGCGCCTCTTCGCCGAGGGCCCATTGGGCACGGGCATCGCCCTGGAGGACCCTTTCCGCTCCCGGGTCTGGGTAAAAGAGGGAAGGCTCCACCTCATCGAACGCCACCTTCCCGAAGGCTCTTTCCGCATCCACATGGAAACCTGGCGAAAGGCCGGAGACAAGCTCCTCCCCCATCGCTTTTTCCTGGTTCACCGGAATCCTCAAGGGCACCTTCTTAAAGTGGAGAGGTTTCGGGACGAGTACGCGAAGACAGGCCCTTACTGGCTCCCCGTAGAACGCGAGGTGGTGGCGGAAGGGGAGGACCTAGGGGTTCTGGTCCTGAGGCTTGAGCAAGTGGAGGTGAAAAGATGA
- a CDS encoding iron-siderophore ABC transporter substrate-binding protein, whose translation MAHDLGEVCLSAPPKRVVALDWRPLEDLLLLEVKPIAGADLEDFPRWVRLSLPPDIQNLGGRTAPNLERLAALKPDLILGYTGFQGRLYPELSRIAPTALYDYLPPEGQLAAMERHFLLHARLVGKEREGQKVLEDLKRFLAQIGQSLQDHGLAGRPFLLVQAWAREKVYNVFTRATLASELLERIGLKNAWKGKAEAYGLSRVGPEGLVRLVRENPGVLVFLIAQPENNPFKDPAVGPLLRLSQAQILPLASTTWTYGGPHSARVLVEEVWRALGGKR comes from the coding sequence GTGGCCCATGACCTGGGAGAGGTTTGCCTCTCGGCCCCGCCCAAGCGGGTGGTGGCCTTGGACTGGCGCCCCCTCGAGGACCTCCTTCTCCTCGAGGTGAAGCCCATCGCCGGGGCGGACCTCGAGGACTTCCCCCGGTGGGTGCGGTTAAGCCTCCCCCCGGACATCCAAAACCTAGGGGGCCGCACTGCCCCCAACCTGGAACGCCTGGCCGCCCTAAAGCCAGACCTAATCTTGGGCTATACGGGCTTTCAGGGAAGACTCTACCCTGAGCTTTCCCGCATTGCCCCCACCGCCCTTTACGACTACCTGCCTCCGGAGGGGCAGCTTGCCGCCATGGAGCGGCACTTCCTCCTCCACGCCCGTCTTGTGGGCAAGGAAAGGGAAGGCCAGAAGGTACTCGAGGATCTCAAGCGCTTCCTCGCCCAAATCGGCCAAAGCCTGCAGGATCACGGCCTTGCGGGAAGGCCTTTCCTCCTGGTCCAGGCCTGGGCCCGGGAGAAGGTCTACAACGTCTTCACTCGGGCCACCTTAGCCTCAGAACTCCTAGAACGCATCGGTCTCAAGAACGCCTGGAAAGGGAAGGCCGAGGCCTACGGCCTCTCCCGCGTAGGCCCCGAGGGGCTCGTGCGGCTTGTGCGGGAAAACCCCGGGGTCCTCGTCTTCCTCATCGCTCAGCCCGAGAATAACCCCTTCAAAGACCCGGCGGTGGGCCCCTTGCTCCGGCTCTCCCAGGCCCAGATCCTTCCCTTGGCCTCCACCACCTGGACCTACGGCGGGCCCCACTCCGCCCGAGTCCTGGTGGAGGAGGTATGGCGCGCTCTAGGAGGTAAGCGATGA